Proteins encoded by one window of Phycisphaerae bacterium:
- the larC gene encoding nickel pincer cofactor biosynthesis protein LarC, which produces MRIAYFDCFSGASGDMILGALLDAGLCLNELREDLASLGIGGYALAAERIRKQGFAATQFEVRIEAADKPHRHLKHIREIIENGRLPSAVRERAMAIFTRLAEAEAEAHGTSVEKVHFHEVGAIDSIVDIVGACVALDRLGIEEVHCSPIPTGGGTLCCDHGVMPVPAPATARLLKGVPLAACEEMSELTTPTGAAILTTVARSFGPLPAMVTDRIGVGAGKREGKTRPNILRVLIGEAVGASASDDESDEVLVLEANLDDATGEVVGHVYDLLFAAGALDVYSSPIYMKKNRPATLLTVLAPPPLRETIEGILFAETTTFGIRSHLASRHKLARTFETVETGFGPVRIKVGRRRGRVVTASPEFEDCREAAKRSSLPLREVMELAMRIWRSRSGGCEPV; this is translated from the coding sequence ATGCGTATCGCGTATTTCGATTGTTTTAGCGGGGCGAGCGGGGACATGATCCTCGGCGCCCTGCTGGATGCAGGACTGTGTCTGAATGAATTGAGGGAAGACCTGGCCTCGCTGGGCATAGGGGGGTACGCACTTGCGGCCGAGCGCATCCGAAAGCAGGGCTTCGCGGCCACGCAGTTCGAGGTTCGCATCGAGGCTGCCGATAAGCCGCACCGGCACCTGAAACACATCCGCGAGATCATCGAGAACGGGCGGTTGCCCAGTGCTGTTCGCGAGCGGGCCATGGCCATCTTCACGAGGCTGGCCGAGGCCGAGGCCGAGGCGCACGGCACCAGCGTTGAGAAGGTCCATTTCCACGAGGTTGGGGCGATCGATTCCATTGTGGACATCGTCGGAGCCTGCGTGGCACTCGATCGGCTGGGTATCGAGGAAGTCCACTGCTCGCCGATTCCGACCGGCGGCGGCACGCTTTGTTGTGATCATGGGGTGATGCCGGTTCCCGCACCGGCGACGGCCAGACTGCTCAAGGGGGTGCCGTTGGCCGCCTGCGAGGAGATGTCTGAACTGACCACGCCGACCGGGGCGGCGATCCTGACGACGGTGGCCCGGTCCTTTGGTCCTCTGCCCGCGATGGTGACGGATCGGATCGGCGTCGGTGCCGGCAAGCGTGAAGGCAAGACCCGCCCGAATATTCTGCGTGTTCTGATCGGCGAGGCGGTGGGGGCCAGTGCGTCCGACGACGAGTCCGATGAGGTGCTGGTCCTGGAGGCCAACCTTGACGACGCGACGGGAGAGGTCGTCGGTCACGTTTACGACCTGCTGTTTGCCGCAGGTGCACTGGATGTTTACTCATCGCCGATCTATATGAAGAAGAATCGTCCGGCGACGCTGCTGACCGTCTTGGCGCCGCCGCCCTTGCGCGAGACTATAGAGGGCATCCTGTTTGCCGAGACGACGACGTTCGGCATCCGCAGCCACCTGGCCTCGCGGCATAAACTGGCCCGGACTTTTGAGACGGTTGAAACCGGCTTCGGCCCTGTCCGGATCAAGGTCGGGCGCCGGCGGGGCCGCGTGGTCACGGCGTCGCCTGAATTCGAGGATTGCCGCGAGGCGGCCAAGCGTTCGTCGCTGCCCTTGCGCGAGGTCATGGAGCTCGCCATGCGGATCTGGCGGTCAAGAAGCGGTGGTTGCGAACCTGTCTGA
- the cls gene encoding cardiolipin synthase, giving the protein MEPWWFWLLVAVHETTVVVAVVTVLRWRKEPRSMLAWILAVRLLPVLGILFFLVFGEPRGGWHRLRRRRRRKRLEAALAHKWGVFQQQHPASPLSITDPVVKEFARLTKRLGGHIAAPGNAVRVFNDAEETYAAIEKAIDEAQSHVHMEYYIFQPDKTGQAIRDRLIRKAREGVRCRLLLDYIGCWNLSRRFVRPMREAGVEVAYAMPVIPWHGRWRVNYRNHRKIVVVDGRIGFTGSQNIGDEYRGRLARYGPWRDTHLMIQGPCVHHLQEVFIEDWHYTTREDLVKDEYFPLPGPAGEHMVQLLPSGPGQPIRVMHHLLFAAVSAARSSVSVITPYFVPDAAMVLALQSACYRGVRVRLLIPTTTDHHFVLFAGRSFYPELMEAGVEIFEHDATMLHSKVMIIDRAFALVGSANMDERSFRLNFELTVMLYSPTVADDLYKDFETLTARSRRIRSRHFGKHSFAREMATGLARLASPLL; this is encoded by the coding sequence ATGGAACCTTGGTGGTTCTGGCTCTTGGTCGCCGTTCACGAGACGACCGTTGTCGTCGCCGTGGTCACCGTGCTGCGGTGGCGAAAGGAACCCCGTTCGATGCTGGCGTGGATCCTGGCCGTCCGCCTTTTGCCGGTGTTGGGAATACTGTTTTTCCTGGTTTTCGGCGAGCCGCGCGGCGGCTGGCACCGGCTACGGCGAAGACGCAGACGCAAGCGGCTGGAAGCGGCTCTGGCACACAAATGGGGCGTCTTCCAGCAGCAGCACCCCGCCAGTCCGTTGTCCATCACCGATCCTGTTGTCAAGGAGTTCGCGCGACTGACGAAGCGTCTCGGGGGGCATATTGCCGCTCCGGGCAACGCGGTCCGGGTCTTCAATGATGCCGAGGAGACTTATGCGGCAATCGAGAAGGCGATTGACGAGGCTCAGTCGCACGTTCACATGGAATACTACATCTTTCAGCCGGACAAGACCGGCCAGGCGATTCGCGACCGGTTGATTCGCAAGGCCCGCGAGGGCGTGCGCTGCCGCTTGCTTCTGGACTACATCGGGTGCTGGAACCTGTCGCGGCGGTTCGTTCGACCGATGCGCGAGGCGGGTGTGGAGGTGGCGTATGCCATGCCGGTGATTCCCTGGCATGGGCGGTGGCGGGTCAACTATCGCAATCACCGCAAGATCGTCGTTGTTGACGGGCGGATCGGATTCACGGGAAGCCAGAACATCGGTGATGAGTACCGGGGCCGCCTGGCCCGATACGGTCCCTGGCGTGACACCCATCTGATGATTCAGGGGCCTTGTGTTCATCATCTTCAGGAGGTTTTCATTGAGGACTGGCATTACACGACGCGAGAGGATCTGGTGAAGGACGAATACTTCCCGCTGCCGGGTCCGGCCGGTGAGCACATGGTTCAACTGCTTCCCTCCGGCCCCGGCCAGCCTATCCGGGTGATGCACCATCTGCTGTTCGCCGCAGTGAGCGCTGCGAGATCGTCCGTCTCGGTGATTACGCCTTATTTCGTGCCCGACGCGGCGATGGTTCTGGCGCTGCAATCGGCTTGCTACCGGGGCGTGCGTGTGCGGCTGCTGATTCCCACCACGACGGATCATCATTTCGTCCTCTTTGCAGGCAGAAGCTTCTATCCGGAGCTGATGGAGGCCGGCGTCGAAATCTTCGAGCACGATGCGACGATGCTGCACTCGAAGGTGATGATCATCGATCGCGCCTTTGCTCTGGTGGGGTCGGCCAACATGGACGAACGTAGCTTCCGTCTGAACTTCGAATTGACCGTCATGCTTTACAGCCCGACCGTGGCCGATGATCTTTACAAGGACTTCGAGACGCTAACCGCCCGTTCCCGGCGGATTCGTTCTCGTCATTTCGGGAAGCATTCGTTTGCGCGAGAGATGGCAACCGGTCTGGCTCGACTCGCCTCGCCGTTGCTGTGA
- a CDS encoding radical SAM protein — protein MPHPGPIPIPESGSDQAHPLRLVFWETTAGCNLECSHCRRLDVSRELMRTDLTPTEGKRLIDQIAETGRPVLIFSGGEPLMRPDIFELATHARNRGLMIALASNGTLIDEPMARTIAQSGFDRVSISLDGADADTHDRFRMQTGSFDRAIAALAHLRTLGVQTQINCTVARHDKDQIEAVLRLAEQAGAAAVHYFLLVPVGCGEQIADDQMLDAKEVEDRLRLIDNLQQTTSLQIKPTCAPHYYRVIRQQAREQHRPRSGQTRQSALHTMTRGCLAGIGVCFVSHEGKVFPCGYLPLEAGDVRRTSFGAIWRNSELFHALRDFSRLTGKCGICPFRNVCGGCRARAFYEFADYLAEEPFCAYEPGQEAKTDEG, from the coding sequence GTGCCCCATCCCGGTCCCATCCCGATTCCCGAGTCCGGCAGCGACCAAGCTCACCCGCTCCGATTGGTCTTCTGGGAAACCACGGCCGGATGCAATCTGGAATGCTCCCACTGCCGCCGGCTCGATGTCTCCCGCGAATTGATGAGAACCGACCTGACCCCCACCGAAGGCAAGCGACTGATCGATCAAATCGCCGAGACGGGCCGGCCGGTGTTGATCTTCTCCGGCGGCGAGCCCTTGATGCGGCCGGACATCTTCGAGTTGGCCACCCATGCCAGGAATCGAGGACTGATGATCGCCTTGGCCAGCAACGGAACACTCATCGACGAACCCATGGCACGAACAATCGCCCAATCAGGCTTCGACCGCGTCAGCATCTCGCTTGACGGAGCCGACGCCGACACCCACGACCGCTTCCGCATGCAGACCGGATCCTTTGACCGCGCCATCGCCGCCCTGGCACATCTGCGAACCCTGGGCGTGCAGACCCAGATCAATTGCACCGTCGCCCGCCACGACAAGGACCAGATCGAGGCCGTGTTACGCCTGGCAGAGCAAGCCGGCGCGGCGGCCGTGCACTATTTTCTCCTCGTGCCCGTCGGCTGCGGAGAACAAATCGCCGACGACCAGATGCTCGACGCCAAGGAGGTGGAGGACCGCCTTCGACTCATTGATAACCTGCAGCAGACAACCTCCCTCCAAATCAAGCCGACCTGTGCCCCCCACTACTACCGCGTCATCCGCCAACAGGCCCGCGAGCAACACCGGCCGCGTTCAGGGCAAACACGGCAAAGCGCGCTTCACACCATGACGCGAGGCTGCCTGGCCGGCATCGGCGTCTGCTTCGTTTCGCACGAAGGCAAAGTGTTCCCATGCGGCTACCTGCCGCTGGAAGCCGGCGACGTCCGCCGGACGAGCTTCGGGGCCATCTGGCGCAACAGCGAACTGTTTCACGCACTGCGCGACTTCAGCCGATTGACCGGCAAGTGCGGAATCTGCCCGTTCAGGAACGTCTGCGGCGGCTGCCGCGCGAGGGCCTTTTACGAATTCGCCGACTACCTCGCCGAAGAGCCGTTCTGCGCGTATGAGCCCGGACAAGAGGCAAAGACGGATGAAGGATGA
- a CDS encoding glycosyl hydrolase-related protein codes for MEQDMSIADSFRLVWTPFLKKQSGTMMQAVGLVCPPVLGSGGELGLRVGDWQQAARKIDLISYPEHLHTLDKPRTYLWLVPRPRRPVAITALWRTSLGKSYRASLLLHPAEPREICVVFKTHIDLGYTATFQEVLRLYRTRLLEQLLENLDRTANRKAGRRFIWMLSTWLLEQCLDPRRTRREYIRRLEHYIRAGQVVWGLMPFTTHSEFFGIEEMCRSIYAARRLAERYGVPVPQAAKMTDVPAHTSALAMAFAAAGGRFFQIGTNPDSRPPEVPPLFWWALPDGQRLLCHYHATYGTPLLPPQDWPWKNWLSVQMTSDNVGPQNLDLLDHMDWIEQHFDWPVCRTGRLEDFATAVEHDHGDELPVFGKELTDWWIYGIASQAGPTALAKRTKERLAAVETLATAAAMSQSKDMDAGLRSLFVQAYEKLALYTEHTWGDHSTDGRKLVPRDELYISKVFVRRQPPPPVDRWVASWKHKAGFATQACRLTDQAEADLVRSLNAGRRSTGGERGVLLFNPLPWARTGAVRVADRGLPSGEFELLNPSDGTSVPYERRQGLLEFVSPLVPPCGYLYLEVRPVARRLRPGRVAEWSGGNLTLHTADESLQFHTAGGLIRWFDRARSMQWCHTDATHPLGAYLYEMPGGRKLNKFTHQVHTNCWEGTVGYFHRCDYDRMSQYGPLGGRKAVIRPEITSAYARVVVEADCPVRRAAGRRSGDCRGYRTTFTQYRDRRELHINLQLFGKRSSYAAEAGYAVFPINLPKPRIIVERISRLVVPARDLAPGCNAAVMAVHHGVRVEGRYAGMNLYPLDTPLVCFGGPGAYIFDSEHQYDNGVLYAMLFNNCWNTNFALWQEGDFSFDFVLQPTANDTGDGGLSRGGYEFHRPVTARVVSGFSGSPSRSLLMIDSASVQLVVLKPADFGPGVVLRLWNAHWETAQARLVFPEMRRPGSLRRCDLLERPSGRALRLSPAGEVTVTLKPHEIATYLLDRP; via the coding sequence ATGGAGCAGGATATGTCGATTGCGGACAGTTTCCGGCTGGTATGGACGCCGTTTCTTAAAAAGCAGAGCGGAACGATGATGCAGGCCGTCGGCCTGGTGTGCCCGCCGGTGCTGGGGTCTGGCGGAGAACTGGGACTCCGGGTCGGCGACTGGCAACAGGCGGCGCGCAAGATTGATCTGATCTCGTATCCCGAGCACCTGCACACGCTTGACAAGCCGCGGACGTACCTCTGGCTGGTTCCGCGGCCGAGACGCCCTGTGGCGATCACGGCCTTGTGGCGGACCTCGCTTGGCAAGTCGTATCGGGCGTCGTTGTTGTTGCATCCGGCCGAACCGCGTGAGATATGTGTGGTTTTCAAGACCCACATTGATCTTGGTTACACAGCGACGTTTCAGGAGGTTCTGCGCCTCTATCGTACGCGTCTGCTGGAACAGCTCCTGGAGAACCTTGATCGGACGGCGAATCGCAAAGCGGGGCGGCGTTTCATCTGGATGCTGTCCACTTGGCTGCTGGAGCAGTGTCTCGATCCCCGCCGTACCCGCCGCGAGTACATCCGCAGGCTGGAGCATTACATCCGGGCCGGTCAGGTGGTGTGGGGTCTGATGCCTTTCACGACGCACAGCGAGTTCTTCGGCATCGAGGAGATGTGTCGGAGCATCTATGCGGCTCGGCGGCTGGCCGAGCGGTACGGCGTGCCCGTGCCGCAGGCCGCGAAGATGACCGATGTACCCGCTCACACGTCGGCGCTGGCCATGGCTTTTGCCGCCGCCGGCGGTCGCTTCTTCCAGATTGGCACCAACCCCGACAGCCGCCCGCCGGAAGTGCCGCCGCTGTTCTGGTGGGCGCTGCCGGACGGGCAAAGGCTGCTGTGTCACTATCACGCCACCTACGGTACGCCCCTGCTGCCGCCGCAAGACTGGCCGTGGAAGAACTGGCTGTCCGTCCAGATGACCAGCGATAACGTGGGGCCGCAGAATCTTGACCTTCTCGATCATATGGACTGGATCGAGCAGCACTTCGATTGGCCGGTGTGTCGCACGGGGAGACTGGAAGACTTCGCCACCGCGGTGGAGCACGACCACGGCGATGAGCTGCCCGTGTTCGGGAAGGAGCTGACCGACTGGTGGATCTACGGTATCGCCAGTCAAGCGGGACCGACGGCACTGGCAAAGCGAACCAAGGAGCGTCTGGCTGCGGTGGAGACGCTCGCGACTGCGGCAGCAATGTCGCAGAGCAAGGACATGGACGCCGGTCTCAGAAGCCTGTTTGTTCAGGCTTATGAGAAGCTGGCGTTGTACACGGAGCACACCTGGGGGGATCACTCAACCGATGGGCGGAAACTCGTGCCTCGAGACGAGCTCTATATCAGCAAGGTGTTCGTGCGCCGGCAGCCGCCGCCCCCCGTGGATCGCTGGGTGGCTTCCTGGAAACATAAGGCGGGCTTTGCGACGCAGGCCTGCCGATTGACAGACCAGGCGGAGGCAGATCTGGTTCGCAGCCTGAATGCCGGCCGTCGAAGCACGGGTGGAGAGCGAGGCGTTCTGCTGTTCAACCCACTACCCTGGGCGAGAACGGGCGCGGTCCGGGTGGCTGATCGCGGTCTGCCATCCGGCGAATTCGAGCTACTGAACCCTTCGGACGGCACGTCCGTTCCATATGAGCGGCGGCAGGGACTCCTGGAATTCGTCTCGCCGCTCGTGCCGCCGTGCGGTTACCTGTATCTGGAGGTACGGCCCGTAGCTCGCCGCTTGCGCCCCGGTCGGGTCGCGGAGTGGTCCGGAGGCAATCTGACCCTGCACACGGCTGACGAATCGCTGCAGTTCCACACGGCCGGGGGCTTGATTCGTTGGTTTGATCGGGCTCGATCGATGCAATGGTGCCACACTGACGCGACCCATCCGTTGGGGGCTTATCTCTATGAAATGCCTGGGGGGCGGAAGCTCAACAAGTTTACTCACCAGGTTCACACGAACTGTTGGGAGGGGACCGTCGGTTACTTTCACCGTTGCGACTACGATCGGATGAGTCAATATGGTCCGCTGGGTGGCCGCAAGGCCGTGATCCGGCCGGAGATCACCTCAGCCTATGCCCGCGTGGTAGTGGAAGCTGATTGCCCGGTTCGCCGGGCTGCGGGGCGACGTTCCGGCGACTGTCGCGGGTATCGCACGACTTTCACGCAATACCGTGATCGGCGGGAACTACACATCAATCTCCAGTTGTTCGGCAAGCGGTCCTCTTATGCGGCCGAGGCCGGCTATGCCGTGTTTCCGATCAACCTGCCGAAGCCGCGGATCATCGTCGAGCGGATCTCGCGGCTCGTGGTGCCTGCGAGGGATTTGGCGCCGGGGTGCAACGCGGCAGTGATGGCCGTGCATCACGGAGTGAGGGTCGAGGGACGGTACGCGGGAATGAACCTCTATCCGCTGGACACCCCGCTGGTTTGTTTCGGCGGGCCCGGAGCTTACATCTTCGACTCCGAGCATCAGTACGACAACGGCGTGTTGTATGCGATGTTGTTCAACAATTGCTGGAACACGAATTTCGCCCTCTGGCAGGAGGGAGATTTCTCTTTTGATTTCGTGTTGCAGCCGACGGCCAACGACACAGGGGACGGCGGCCTGAGCAGGGGCGGGTATGAGTTTCATCGGCCTGTGACGGCGAGGGTCGTTTCGGGTTTCAGCGGGTCGCCAAGTCGGTCCTTGTTGATGATCGACTCTGCCAGTGTTCAACTGGTCGTGCTCAAGCCCGCGGATTTTGGACCGGGCGTGGTTCTGCGGCTGTGGAATGCCCATTGGGAGACTGCCCAAGCCCGGCTGGTTTTCCCCGAGATGAGGCGCCCCGGCAGCCTGCGTCGTTGCGACCTGCTTGAGCGTCCCAGCGGCCGGGCTTTGCGGCTGTCCCCTGCCGGTGAGGTAACCGTTACCCTGAAGCCTCATGAGATCGCGACCTATCTGCTCGACCGACCATGA
- a CDS encoding peptidylprolyl isomerase, with translation MSSLLSRSATGALILTLLLTVGADAEDTGQSNADDPASIVRADVRLDQPVLQTGQKVWATFTVTNLIDEPVGLQVPGAQLAEMPSTEVGLPLQHVFSARNFGALTIEEEDRGTVSGETVTQRPVVPVPLITLAPHACLGVRIELTQYYDILRRPGVYKLTWKPYEGVLQSEPAVLTVMAKQRAKMITNLGTITIEFYYAEAPNHVRNFVELVRQGFYDNLTFHRVIPGGIIQGGSPTGDNKGARPDGKTLKAEFSKIPFEAGTVGMARSPNNPDSASCQFFICLSAQPSFVGNQTAFAKVVGQESFETLKKIASVPTTVKDRPIEPVYIKTISLENIPERSQATSPSAPDREGAAARAVVRVQNSTRGKTSRAEGSSVVGPNPATSQPAASSDQ, from the coding sequence ATGAGCAGCTTGTTGTCACGGAGCGCGACCGGGGCGTTGATCCTGACCCTGCTTCTGACTGTGGGTGCGGATGCGGAAGATACGGGGCAAAGTAACGCCGACGACCCGGCCTCGATTGTCCGGGCCGATGTTCGCCTTGATCAGCCCGTGCTCCAGACCGGTCAGAAGGTCTGGGCTACCTTCACTGTGACTAACCTGATTGACGAGCCCGTCGGGCTTCAGGTTCCGGGTGCTCAACTGGCAGAGATGCCATCCACGGAGGTGGGTCTGCCGCTGCAGCATGTCTTCAGCGCGAGGAATTTCGGCGCGTTGACGATCGAAGAGGAGGACCGGGGAACCGTGTCGGGTGAGACGGTCACGCAACGGCCGGTGGTTCCGGTACCACTGATTACCCTTGCGCCCCATGCCTGTCTGGGCGTGCGAATCGAGTTGACCCAATACTACGACATCCTGAGGCGGCCCGGAGTTTACAAGCTTACGTGGAAGCCCTACGAGGGGGTGCTCCAGTCTGAGCCTGCCGTGCTGACCGTCATGGCCAAGCAAAGGGCCAAGATGATCACGAACCTCGGGACCATCACCATAGAGTTTTACTATGCGGAGGCCCCCAACCACGTCCGCAACTTTGTTGAGCTGGTACGACAAGGCTTCTACGACAATCTGACCTTTCATCGGGTGATTCCCGGCGGCATCATTCAGGGGGGCAGCCCCACCGGCGACAACAAGGGTGCTCGCCCGGACGGCAAAACGCTCAAGGCGGAATTCAGCAAGATCCCGTTCGAGGCCGGGACGGTGGGCATGGCACGGTCGCCCAACAACCCGGACTCCGCCAGTTGCCAGTTCTTCATCTGCCTGAGCGCCCAACCGTCGTTCGTGGGGAACCAGACAGCCTTTGCCAAGGTTGTGGGCCAGGAATCGTTTGAGACCCTCAAAAAGATCGCTTCCGTGCCCACCACGGTTAAAGATCGTCCCATCGAGCCGGTTTACATCAAGACCATTTCGTTGGAGAATATCCCCGAGCGTTCGCAGGCGACCTCTCCCTCGGCTCCGGACCGAGAGGGGGCGGCAGCCCGCGCCGTGGTTAGGGTGCAGAACTCAACCCGAGGCAAGACCTCAAGGGCCGAGGGCTCCTCGGTGGTTGGCCCAAACCCTGCGACCTCGCAGCCGGCAGCGTCCAGCGACCAATGA
- the dnaX gene encoding DNA polymerase III subunit gamma/tau has translation MAYTVLARKYRSWTFDELVGQEAVATTLKNAINSRRLHHGYLFCGTRGVGKTSAARILARSLNCLKSDGPTTSPCRECESCVATAEGQDVDVIEIDAASNTGVDNIRELRSNAAYRPARARFKIYIIDEVHMLSTGAFNALLKTLEEPPEHVKFIMATTEPQKVPATIQSRCLRFDFRSIGVEQIAGHLKWILGQEGVQADEAVIRRVARLANGSMRDALSLLDQLLSMGSDRLTSSMVDDILPVPHDEVLTRLIGQIADRDAAGALVSLDTCLAAGYSLERFAESLADQIRTLMLLKLCGPDTPLAEVPAVARDAMLSLCQRFESDAYVYMIMVLEDLRRSVRFSTMGRALMEAGIVRLASAASYASIQSLLDQLGGGPGGPVEAPPTTPTSVSSRPSQVQPLPRPAVVSGGPTSAASPRIEPVAGGFRRPVPPKPAAPPPRVVSPPSSEDVRAATSDPMVREAMDLFDGTLVHVERLKGPGT, from the coding sequence ATGGCTTACACGGTTCTGGCTAGAAAGTACCGCAGTTGGACGTTCGACGAGCTCGTCGGGCAGGAAGCCGTCGCGACTACGCTCAAGAACGCGATCAACAGTCGGCGACTGCACCACGGCTACCTTTTCTGTGGCACGCGTGGTGTCGGAAAGACCTCCGCTGCCCGTATTCTGGCCAGGTCGCTCAATTGTCTGAAGAGTGATGGGCCGACGACCAGTCCATGCCGCGAGTGCGAGTCATGTGTTGCCACCGCCGAGGGGCAGGACGTCGATGTGATTGAGATCGACGCGGCCAGCAACACCGGCGTCGACAATATTCGCGAGCTTCGCAGCAACGCCGCATATCGTCCGGCCAGAGCCCGCTTCAAGATTTACATCATCGACGAAGTCCACATGCTCAGCACAGGCGCGTTCAACGCATTGCTCAAGACGCTCGAGGAGCCTCCGGAGCATGTGAAGTTCATCATGGCCACGACCGAGCCGCAGAAGGTTCCGGCCACGATTCAAAGCCGTTGTCTGCGATTCGATTTTCGCAGCATTGGCGTGGAGCAGATTGCCGGGCACCTCAAGTGGATACTCGGCCAGGAGGGCGTTCAGGCGGATGAGGCCGTGATCCGGCGGGTCGCCAGGTTGGCGAACGGCTCGATGCGCGACGCGCTGTCGCTGCTGGATCAACTGCTGTCGATGGGCAGCGACCGCCTGACGTCGTCGATGGTCGACGACATCCTGCCGGTGCCTCACGATGAGGTGCTGACGCGCCTGATCGGGCAGATCGCCGATCGCGACGCGGCCGGGGCACTCGTCTCGCTCGACACTTGTCTGGCGGCCGGCTACAGCCTCGAACGATTCGCCGAGTCACTGGCCGATCAGATCCGGACGTTGATGCTCCTCAAGTTGTGCGGTCCGGACACGCCGCTGGCCGAGGTTCCGGCCGTGGCTCGGGATGCGATGCTCTCGCTCTGCCAGCGCTTTGAATCGGACGCTTACGTCTACATGATTATGGTGCTTGAGGATTTGAGACGCAGCGTCCGGTTCAGCACCATGGGGCGGGCGCTCATGGAGGCGGGGATTGTACGATTGGCCTCGGCGGCCAGTTATGCGTCGATCCAGAGCCTGCTGGACCAGTTGGGGGGGGGACCCGGGGGGCCGGTTGAGGCTCCCCCAACGACGCCCACTTCCGTAAGCTCCAGGCCGTCGCAAGTGCAGCCTTTACCGCGGCCGGCTGTCGTGTCCGGCGGCCCGACATCGGCTGCGTCGCCAAGGATTGAACCTGTGGCCGGAGGTTTCCGACGGCCGGTGCCCCCCAAGCCGGCTGCTCCGCCGCCGCGCGTCGTTTCTCCGCCGAGCAGCGAAGATGTTCGAGCGGCCACAAGCGATCCGATGGTGCGCGAGGCGATGGACCTTTTTGACGGGACTCTGGTTCATGTGGAGCGCTTGAAGGGGCCCGGCACGTGA
- a CDS encoding YbaB/EbfC family nucleoid-associated protein, whose amino-acid sequence MFGALGNLAGLMKQAKSVQENMQRMQETLGEQRYEAEAGAGLVRVVVNGRSELVDIKIDPKAVSDIELLEDMIKGALGAAGRKAQEGMRAEVVKLTGGLNIPGLTDLLGGNSLP is encoded by the coding sequence ATGTTCGGAGCCTTGGGCAATCTGGCCGGTCTGATGAAGCAGGCGAAGTCCGTGCAGGAAAACATGCAGAGGATGCAGGAGACGCTTGGGGAGCAGCGGTACGAGGCCGAGGCCGGGGCCGGCTTGGTTCGCGTCGTGGTCAATGGGAGGTCTGAGCTGGTTGATATCAAAATCGACCCCAAGGCCGTGTCGGACATTGAGCTTCTGGAGGACATGATCAAGGGGGCATTGGGGGCGGCCGGCCGTAAGGCTCAAGAAGGCATGAGGGCTGAGGTGGTTAAGCTGACCGGCGGCTTGAACATACCGGGCTTGACCGATCTGCTCGGCGGCAATTCTCTTCCTTAA
- the recR gene encoding recombination mediator RecR, translating to MPASLGRLITELARLPGIGPRSAERIAFHLLRAEKAEAMALADAIRDMKENLRHCSRCYNLTDSDPCPICRDPGRDASLIVVVEQPKEVILLEQTGLLKGHYHVLMGHIAPLERIGPEDLTIDALVRRVKAGGVREVLLATNPTMEGDGTALYIQGLLKPLGVTVSRLARGLAVGSQVEYASRAMLEAAIAGRTPI from the coding sequence ATGCCGGCTTCCCTCGGTCGACTGATCACCGAACTGGCTCGGCTGCCAGGTATTGGGCCTCGCAGCGCCGAACGTATCGCCTTTCACCTGCTGCGGGCCGAAAAAGCCGAGGCCATGGCGCTGGCCGACGCGATTCGCGACATGAAAGAGAACCTCCGGCACTGTTCGCGGTGCTACAACCTCACCGACTCAGACCCTTGCCCGATCTGTCGCGACCCGGGGCGCGATGCCTCCCTGATCGTTGTCGTCGAGCAGCCCAAGGAGGTGATCCTCCTGGAGCAGACCGGCTTGCTGAAAGGCCATTATCATGTCCTCATGGGTCACATTGCCCCATTGGAGCGAATTGGGCCGGAGGATCTGACGATCGATGCGCTGGTGCGCCGTGTCAAGGCGGGTGGTGTTCGCGAGGTTTTGTTGGCGACAAATCCGACCATGGAGGGCGACGGGACGGCGCTGTACATCCAGGGTCTTCTCAAGCCGCTGGGCGTGACCGTCTCGCGCCTGGCCAGGGGCCTGGCTGTCGGTTCTCAGGTCGAATACGCCTCGCGAGCGATGCTCGAGGCCGCTATCGCCGGACGAACTCCCATCTAG